From the genome of Methylocystis echinoides:
CGCCTGCCAACTACGGCCCCGTCGAGCCAACCATCCGAGCAGAGCAAATATTCTTTGGCGCGAAGCCTGCGACGAAGGCGCGCTCGCTAATTGAAGTGGCGAGGATCGTTCTGCGCCTCGGCGGAGCGGGCGCTACGCAGAATTTCCAGCTTGCGCGGCGCGTCAAAGAAAGCGCGAACTTCTGGCGGCACTTCCGCGAGTTTTTCGCTGAGCAGCGAAATGGCGAGCGCGACGCTTTCCTCTATGTTCAGCCCGGGCCGGTTAAACCAGTCTGCGTCCAGACAGGCTGAAAGCTGATCAAGTTCGTCCCGCTCAGCGACGCCGTCTTCCAACAGAGTTTTTTCTGATTCTACGCCGAGCGCTCTGGCAAGGGCGTCAAGCGGCGACTCGCCCTTGCGCCAGCCCCCAACGTGGTAGGCCAAAATGGCGTGCTTGGAACTGCGCCATTCTCGGTCGTTGCGACCCCAGTAAGATCTAAACACGGCTCATCCCACACGCCGTCATCACGCGGTTTTGTCGTGGCGTCGACCGCCCGTGTTCAGCCCGTCAGGGCTGGCCCAAGCCCGGCATGGGCGGCAGGGATTCGATGTGCTGGCCCAGACCCGTGTAGCTTTGATTGCCGACCTGGGTGACGCCGGCGTTGTTCGACTGCGAGCTGCCGGCCTTGCCGATGGAGACCTGCTGCACGCCGACAAAATTGGTCAGGCTGTTCTGCTTGACGTCGAGGTCGTTGTGCTGGCCGAACTGCACGCCCGCGACGGCGCTCAGCAGCGGGTTATTAATGTTGACGCCGATGAAGCTTGGGCTGACGCTGATGAAGCCTCCGAGCGCTTGCGCCTGCGCCTGAGCGCCGCCAATGCAGACCAGAACTGGGATAAGCCAATACTTCATTTGTCGGCTCCGATCTTTAGAGGCTTTGTCAACAACGGACGCTATGGCCCGAGATAAGATCGCGGCCGATGACGGCCGCGATCTGTCTAAACCATCCGGCTTAGCGCAAGGATCACGGAGCGCCGAAGTTCAGCGGAACCTGAGCCTGGATCACGGTCGCCTTGTTGATGGCCGCGCCACCCTTCGAGGTGTCGCCGATCGTCTGCCCGAGCTCCAACTTCTGCGAAACGTCGCCGTTGGCGTTGACCGGAACCTGCGCCTGCAGGACGAAAGCCTTGTTGAGAGCGAAGCCGCCCTTGGAGGTGTCGCCGATCGTCTGGTTGAGCTTCAGCGACTGGGCGATATCGAGGCCGCCAGCCAGAGCGTAGGTGGTGGAAAGGGCCAGAGCGGCCGAAACGAGAAGCAGCTTCTTCATATCTATTCTCCGAAGGTGAAGCGTTGATTTCAGCTTCGAAACCTGTCTACCTTCGGAAGCCGCATCCGGAATAGACGCCAGTTTGGCCATCGAATCTGTCCAAATGGGTGAGGAGACCTCTTTGCGCAAAGTCACTAGCCTCCCTCGCTCCCTTTGGTGATTCGTCGGCTCAACGCCTCGCCGATCGCTCGCGTGGGATCGAGAGGTCTGCGGTCCTTGTTGTCGCCCAAGACGATGCAGAGCCCTTCGCATAATGCCGCGCTTAACTGCTGCGATCTTACGTGACGGCGACATCCGCCCAATATTAATCCGTGCGCGAGACGATGCTCCATCTGCGAGGTAATTTTTAGTTTTCATTAACCATAACGACCGATCCTTGCCGCCTCATTCGAACCGCCGACCATCCATAGGGGCGTCAGCATATGACCGAGCAGAGGCGAAGGATGTTTGACATTCTGGTCATATGCGTTCTGCGGTATGGTCTCAGCCAGGATAAGCGCTACGCTCTTGCTGCGCTCGTCGCCTGCCAGGCGCTCCACGACGTGCCCCGAACGCAACTCGTCGGCTACGTCGAAGGTCGTTTGACGGAGTTGCAGGCGAGGCTCGTCGCGTCGCCGACGCCGCACAGCAAGGTCGACGAGAGCTATGCGACGCTCGCCGCCTTTATTCGGTCGATGGGGTTAGCCAAGGCGCTCAAGGGCGACCGGACGCTTCGCTTCGACAGCGACCGAGCCAAGTTGAGTTTGCGCCGCATCGCCCCCCAGCTTGCCGAGGCGATCGACGCTTGCGACCGTCGCTCGCCCTCTCCAAAGACGCCACGCCCGCTGCAAGCGGTGGCTTGATCCGGCGTAGCTTTGCTGGAGCAAGAGCGCGCGGGAGGGCTTGACGAACGGACGGGGCTCAACATTTGAGCAAGTTAGCCCTTTCGTGCGTGACGAGTCACTCAGATGCCTTGCGATGTCTTGGGCAACCGGCTTTTACTGCTGGCCTCCTTCGCGGGCTCGCTCATGGGCGCTGTTTTGTGCGCGCCGCCGACCAGGGCTGATTTCTTCGATGAGCTTTTTGGCTTCGACGCTTATGTGCGTCAGCCGATCGCCCCGCGAATGGCTCGGCGTCCGCCAAGGTCGCTCGGCCATTGGCAAAGCTCTCGGATAAAATCCCGTGTCAGCTATGCGCCGATCTTTCACGAGCGGCTGAGAAAACCTCAAATCGCCTATGAGCCAAATCGCCGCAATGGCGAACCCGGCGGCGAGGCCGCGACGGGAAGCAGCCCCGTCAGGCCGGCGTTTTGCGGTCGCATGCTCAAAGACGCGCCGAGGTCTCGCCAATTGCTGAACGACAAGACGCTGCGTTCCGGCGACATTGTCGTAACGGAGGCGGGGATATTGGTCTTCGAAGGCCACGGGGCCTGCCCGCATACGGCGCGAGATTTCATCACGCCTGGAGCCGCCGATCTTTCGAAGAGCAAGCGAAGCGCGCTTGCGAAACTCGAAGAAGCGGTGCATGCGACGCATGCGCATTATGCGCATCGCTAACCCTGACAGAGAAAAAAATTGAAGCGTCAGGTCGTCGCTGCCTGACATAACGCCACAGTGGGATAAGCGAGCGCGCCCACCAGATCGCCGACCGCGTCCGCGGTTGCGAAGTCGCCGATCCAGAGGATGATGATCCCCTTGCTGATCTCCGCAAGGGCGAAACCGCCATAGGCGGCGGTCTGGGCGCGCAAGCTTGTGGAGAGGCTAAACGCGGGGTCGGGCCAAGTCCTCACAGCGACGCCGGGTTCAATCTGCCGCCGCGGAGATGTTTGACTGAAACGCATTAAAAGACCCCGGCTCACGCGCAAACGAACTGGAAGTCACGATCGACCCGCAATAGGGCGCTTGCATGGCGAAATCGCAGCCATGCAAGCGGTGTTTTTCCAAAATCAGCTTCGGCCGCGCCGAACTTGAGCGGCCGGCTCTCCCAGAATATGACAGACAGAGCCCAAGCCTAACCTCGCCAGACGGAATCTCGACATGACCAGCATCGCCGTCGTTAATGCGGGCTCCTCCAGCATCAAATTCGCTGTTTTCGGCGCTGCGTCGACCCCCAAATTGAGGCTGAGAGGGCTGATCGAGGGAATTGGCGCGACGCCGCGCGCGAGTCTCTCCGACGCCAAAGGGGAGACGCTGCTGAGAGAGGAGCCGCCGCCGGAGGGCTTCGATCACGCCGCCGCGACGCAGGCGATGATGCGCATGGCGGCGCCCTGGCTCGACGGAGGAGACATCGTCGCCGTCGGTCATCGCGTCGTTCACGGCGGCCCCGAATTCTCGGCGCCGCTGCGGCTCACGCCGGTTATCGTCGACCGTCTCATGACGTTCATTCCGCTCGCGCCGCTCCACCAGCCTCACAACCTCGCGGTGATCCGCGCCATGTTCGCCGCCTATCCTGACCTGCCGCAGATCGCCTGTTTCGATACGGCTTTTCACCGCAGCCAGCCGCAAATCGCGCAAGCTTTCGCCATCCCGCGGAAATATTCAGAAGAAGGCGTCAGACGCTACGGGTTCCACGGCATTTCCTATCAGTATGTCGTCAGACGCTTGAAGGAGGCGGCCCCGGATCTCGCGATGGGCCGGGTCATCGTCGGCCATCTTGGCAATGGCGCAAGTCTTTGTGCGGTCAGCGCCGGCCGCAGCGTCGCAAGCACGATGGGTTTTACGGCCGTCGACGGCCTGATGATGGGCACGCGTTGCGGCGCGCTGGACCCGGGCGTCCTTATTTATATGATGGATCAGTATCGGATGGGCGCTCGCGATCTCGAGGATTTGATCTATCGACAATCCGGCCTGCTCGGCGTATCGGGCCTTTCATCGGATATGCGAAGCTTGCGCGCCGCCGGCGCACCCGAGGCGAAGGAGGCGATCGCACTTTTTGTCTATCGGATTTTGCGCGAGATCGGCTCGCTTGCGGCGGCGCTCGGCGGCCTCGACACCCTCGTGTTTACCGGTGGAATTGGCGAAAACGATCAGGAGACTCGGGCGGCGGTCGCGGCCGGCTGCGCTTGGCTGGGCGTCTCTTTGGACGATGAGGCCAACAGGCGCCATGCGCTGCGCATTTCCACTGAGGGCTCTGCGGTCGCCGTGCTGGTCATTCCCACAGACGAAGAGGTGGAGATCGCGCGGAGCGCGTGGGAGTTCGGCCGCGACGCAGCGGGGCGCTACTGACAGATTCTGTAGCTATCGCGAGAGCCGTGCGGCTGCAGATCGACGTGCAGGTGGTCTTCATGAAACCCATCGGGGGAGCCGGGCCCCAGCACAGTCGTAAACCAGCCACAGGCTGTGCGACGGACAACGTCGAAGAGGTTTTTTGACCGCTGATCGTCTGGCTCGTCGGCGTAGACGCTGCGTCTATTGGAGAGTTTGAAAGCGGAAATGTCCAGCGCCAGACCAAGAGCGTGCGCGCTCATTTTGGCGTCGGGCGCGCGATTGCGCCTGCGGCACTCATAGCCCGGACCGGTGACGACGGACGTCAGGGCGGCGCCGAATTCAGCCTGAAACAGCGGCGCGACGGCGTCTCGCAGCCAATCGGCCAAGCGCTCAGCAAGCCGACACTCGATCATGGGGCGTTGCGGGAAAGTTATTGGCGTCCCGGCGCCGCGGCTGGCGGCTACGGCCTCTAACCGGATCGGTGCGTCGATGACGCAAGCACCCTCCTCATGCCGCGTCAAAGACTCATACTCGACCCCCAACGCGGTCAGTCGCGCAAGGCAGGCCCTTCGATCCTCATCGGCTCCCTCAGGCTTGGAGGGTGGGGAATACAAATCGTTCGGCGCCCTGGGCGGCAATGGCTGCGAGGCGGCGGCGCCTGTGAAAACGAGGGCGGCCGCAAAGGTCCTCGCTGCGCATGGCGTCATTCGCCCGTCTTTCTTGTTGTCATCTTGAACATGTCGCTTTTGCGCTAATTCTCGCGGGCGGTTGGCGCTTCAAGCGGAGCGGCGGCGACGCCCGCCCCTGCTCGAGGCGGGGCCTCGCGTTGCGAGGCGCCAGATTTTGACGCAACGACGCGCGCGATTCTGAATTCCAGCCGGCCCTGATCGCCTGCGTCGTGAGCGACCGCGATCACAGCGTTACAGCGCTACGGACGACGAAACAGTGCGTCAGCGCGATACCCGACGTCAGGCTCGCTGAGAGGGTCGTTGCAATCGACAATTGCTCCGGACGCGATGTCGACTACTGTCTTTTCGGTCTGGAAGCGGTCAAAGCCGCGGTCGATTCGTGGTTGACGGAGAGACGCTTGCACTCGAAGGCGCCATGACGCCGATTGAACTAATCCTATAGTAAGACGCCCCACGCGGCGACCGCGTGGGGCGTTCCAGAGTGTCAGGAACCTGCTTAGAACGGACCAAGGCCCAGCCCTAACAAGCCGCCTCCAGCGAATCCGAGCCCGAACAGGCCGCCGCCGCCATAGCCATAAGTTCCGCAAGGCGAAGCCGCCCCGTAGACGTCGCCGGCATAGCCATAAGTGCCGCAACCCGCGCAGCATCCTCCGCCGTAGCCATAGGCCGCCGGCGCCCCGTAACCATAAACGGCGGGAGCGGCATAACCATAAACGGCCCGGCCTGCGTAGCCCCAATGGCGATGGATGCCGGCGTGACGATGCCAATCCTTGTGCCATCCTGCGTGCCAGCCAAAGTGCCGATGACCCGCCTGGGCTGTACTGGTGAAAGTGAGCCCCGCGCCCGCGGCGATGGCGGTCGCCAAAGCGATCGTCTTGATGCATTTGAGATTCATAGTGCCCTCCTGCTTGAAAAGACCGCGGCCAGCGCCCCCGCAATCGGTCTGCCTTTCGCTTGGCGCCGCGACTGACAGGCGGTCGATATCGCGGGCAAGTTGGGCTGCCTGCCGTCATGTCAAGCGAAGCGGCAAAAAAACCGTCGCGTTTGGTTGGCAGAGTTCTCGCCACAGGCAGTTGGAAGAGCGCAAAGGCCTGTGCGAATAAAAACTTCTCGAAGCCGAGGCGCTTGCGTTATAGCCTCGCCCGTGCCCACGCTGGGCATGAAGGAGTTCAGGATATGCAGAAGCCTTTTGATGTTTTTGTCTTGGAAGCGCCTGACGCGCTCGCCGTGCATTGGGGTTGGGCGCTCGCGCTGGGCGTCGCCATCGGAGTCCTCGGCATTCTGGCGATCATTCGGGCGACCGCAGCGACCAAGATCGCGGTCGGCTTTCTAGGCATTCTGCTCATC
Proteins encoded in this window:
- a CDS encoding acetate/propionate family kinase, with the translated sequence MTSIAVVNAGSSSIKFAVFGAASTPKLRLRGLIEGIGATPRASLSDAKGETLLREEPPPEGFDHAAATQAMMRMAAPWLDGGDIVAVGHRVVHGGPEFSAPLRLTPVIVDRLMTFIPLAPLHQPHNLAVIRAMFAAYPDLPQIACFDTAFHRSQPQIAQAFAIPRKYSEEGVRRYGFHGISYQYVVRRLKEAAPDLAMGRVIVGHLGNGASLCAVSAGRSVASTMGFTAVDGLMMGTRCGALDPGVLIYMMDQYRMGARDLEDLIYRQSGLLGVSGLSSDMRSLRAAGAPEAKEAIALFVYRILREIGSLAAALGGLDTLVFTGGIGENDQETRAAVAAGCAWLGVSLDDEANRRHALRISTEGSAVAVLVIPTDEEVEIARSAWEFGRDAAGRY
- a CDS encoding extensin family protein; this translates as MTPCAARTFAAALVFTGAAASQPLPPRAPNDLYSPPSKPEGADEDRRACLARLTALGVEYESLTRHEEGACVIDAPIRLEAVAASRGAGTPITFPQRPMIECRLAERLADWLRDAVAPLFQAEFGAALTSVVTGPGYECRRRNRAPDAKMSAHALGLALDISAFKLSNRRSVYADEPDDQRSKNLFDVVRRTACGWFTTVLGPGSPDGFHEDHLHVDLQPHGSRDSYRICQ